A stretch of Lepisosteus oculatus isolate fLepOcu1 chromosome 11, fLepOcu1.hap2, whole genome shotgun sequence DNA encodes these proteins:
- the pithd1 gene encoding PITH domain-containing protein 1 isoform X2 — translation MSGHGHGHGPGCGCEADHEPAERGLEFGLYRRIDLQKLQCLNESREGDGRLVFKPWEERADREKFVESDTDEELLFNIPYKNVPHMSFDDTGREPDQAFRLNRDTKGDLEYPTKIARFSNVQHLSIHISRNFGADSSRVYYIGLRGEFSEAHRHEVTICTYEASANPADHRVDNITPQTHFIS, via the exons ATGTCTGGACACGGACACGGTCACGGGCCCGGCTGCGGGTGCGAGGCCGACCATGAGCCTGCGGAGAGGGGTTTGGAGTTCGGGCTGTACCGGCGCATCGACCTGCAGAAGCTGCAGTGCCTGAACGAGAGCCGGGAGGGAGACGGCAGGCTCGTCTTCAAGCCCTGGGAGGAGCGCGCGGACCGCGAGAAG TTTGTAGAGAGCGACACTGATGAGGAGCTTCTCTTCAATATCCC gtatAAGAATGTTCCACACATGTCTTTTGATGACACAGGCCGTGAGCCAGACCAGGCCTTCCGGCTGAACCGCGACACTAAGGGAGACCTGGAGTACCCCACCAA gaTCGCTCGGTTCTCCAACGTCCAGCACCTCTCCATCCACATCTCCAGGAACTTCGGGGCCGACTCCTCCCGCGTGTACTACATCGGGCTGCGTGGCGAGTTCTCTGAG GCTCACAGGCATGAGGTGACCATCTGCACCTACGAGGCTTCGGCCAACCCTGCTGACCACAGAGTGGACAACATCACACCCCAGACCCACTTCATCTCCTGA
- the pithd1 gene encoding PITH domain-containing protein 1 isoform X1: protein MSGHGHGHGPGCGCEADHEPAERGLEFGLYRRIDLQKLQCLNESREGDGRLVFKPWEERADREKFVESDTDEELLFNIPFTGSVKLKGVVISGEDDDSHPSEMRLYKNVPHMSFDDTGREPDQAFRLNRDTKGDLEYPTKIARFSNVQHLSIHISRNFGADSSRVYYIGLRGEFSEAHRHEVTICTYEASANPADHRVDNITPQTHFIS from the exons ATGTCTGGACACGGACACGGTCACGGGCCCGGCTGCGGGTGCGAGGCCGACCATGAGCCTGCGGAGAGGGGTTTGGAGTTCGGGCTGTACCGGCGCATCGACCTGCAGAAGCTGCAGTGCCTGAACGAGAGCCGGGAGGGAGACGGCAGGCTCGTCTTCAAGCCCTGGGAGGAGCGCGCGGACCGCGAGAAG TTTGTAGAGAGCGACACTGATGAGGAGCTTCTCTTCAATATCCC GTTCACTGGCAGTGTGAAGCTCAAGGGTGTGGTGATAAGTGGAGAGGATGATGACTCTCACCCCTCTGAGATGCGGCT gtatAAGAATGTTCCACACATGTCTTTTGATGACACAGGCCGTGAGCCAGACCAGGCCTTCCGGCTGAACCGCGACACTAAGGGAGACCTGGAGTACCCCACCAA gaTCGCTCGGTTCTCCAACGTCCAGCACCTCTCCATCCACATCTCCAGGAACTTCGGGGCCGACTCCTCCCGCGTGTACTACATCGGGCTGCGTGGCGAGTTCTCTGAG GCTCACAGGCATGAGGTGACCATCTGCACCTACGAGGCTTCGGCCAACCCTGCTGACCACAGAGTGGACAACATCACACCCCAGACCCACTTCATCTCCTGA
- the lypla2 gene encoding acyl-protein thioesterase 2: MCGNNMSVPLLTEAVTVSGTERETAAVIFLHGLGDTGHGWADAMTSIRLPYVKYICPHAPRIPVTLNMKMVMPSWFDLMGLSPESPEDEAGIKKAAENIKALIDHEVKNGIPAHRVMLGGFSQGGALSLYTALTCQFKLAGVVALSCWLPLHRSFPQAASSSANKDTPILQCHGEMDPMIPVQFGALTAEKLKSIVSPQKISFHTFPGLMHSSCPQEMSAVKEFIEKQLPRI; the protein is encoded by the exons ATGTGTGGTAACAACATGTCTGTTCCGCTGCTCACCGAGGCTGTGACCGTGTCGGGGACGGAGAGGGAGACCGCCGCG gTGATCTTCCTCCACGGGCTGGGAGACACAGG GCATGGATGGGCAGATGCCATGACCTCCATCAGGCTGCCCTATGTGAAGTACATCTGTCCCCACGC GCCCAGAATCCCAGTCACTCTCAACATGAAGATGGTGATGCCTTCTTG GTTCGACCTGATGGGGCTGAGCCCAGAGTCCCCAGAAGATGAAGCTGGAATCAAGAAGGCGGCTGAGAACA TCAAGGCCCTGATTGACCATGAGGTTAAGAACGGGATCCCAGCTCACCGCGTGATGCTGGGGGGGTTCTCTCAG GGCGGCGCCCTGTCTCTCTACACGGCTCTGACCTGTCAGTTCAAGCTGGCCGGGGTCGTGGCGCTGAGCTGCTGGCTGCCTCTGCACAGGAGCTTCCCTCAG GCCGCCAGCAGCAGCGCCAACAAGGACACCCCGATCCTGCAGTGCCATGGGGAGATGGACCCCATGATCCCGGTGCAGTTTGGTGCTCTAACGGCTGAGAAGCTCAAGAGCATCGTCTCTCCGCAGAAGATCTCCTTCCACACATTCCCTGGACTCATGCACAGCTCCTGTCCGCAG GAGATGTCGGCAGTGAAGGAGTTCATCGAGAAGCAGCTTCCCCGGATCTGA